The following DNA comes from Coraliomargarita parva.
ACGACGTTTTCAGTTGAGCCTCCGGCCGGAAACTGTGAGTGCTAGCCTCCGGAGATTCGAATTATGCTGGTAGATTGTCACATGCACACACCGCTTTGCGGGCACGCCATCGGCGAGCCGATCGAATATGCCATGATGGCTGTCGAACGGGGCATTCAGCTGATCACCATCACCTGCCATATCCCGATGGAATGGGAAGCCTTCGGACAGACAGGGATCCGCATGCAGCGCCACGAGCTGGACGACTACGTCGAACTCGTCCGGCAGACCGCGGACCAGGCCCGGCCGCTCGGCGTCGAGGTCCTCTGCGGAATCGAAGCCGAAGTCTTTCCGGACGAGGCCCACATGACCCCGATGGATGCAATCCTCGCCGCCTACGATTTCGACTTCGTGCTCGGTTCCCTCCATGCACAGTGCCTGAGCTACCTGACCTGGCTCAAGGAGAACAAAGTCCACTCCGATGCCATGCGCATCGACTCCTACTTCCGCCACCTCATCGATGGAGCACAATCCGGCCGCTACGACAGCATGTCGCATCCGGACGTGATCCGCACCTATGGCGTGGTTCGCAAGTTCAAGCCCGCCCAGCACGAGACCGTCATCCGCGAATTCCTCCAGACGATTGTCGACGAAGACATTTGCATGGAGGTCAACACCAGTGGCCTGACCAAAGGTGACTACGAGGTCCACCCCGACCCGATCATCCTCGACTGGGCCGCCGAAATGGGCGTCAAACTCACCATCGGGTCCGACTCCCACCGTCCGCAAAGTGTCGGTCAATTTTTCGATACCATCCTCCCACTCCTCCAGTCCAAAGGCTTTGAGCAAGTACACTATTTCCGTAAGCGGGAACGTATCGCCATCCCCATCCATACATAACGCGGAGGAGAGCCACCTCTCCGGTCCATAAGAGAATTGACATTAGCAACTTACATACGATCATTAAGCGATTATGATCCGCAAAGCCGGCTTGTTGCTCATTCTAAGCGTCCTGGGACGGATGCTCTCCGCAGAGGATTTACCCCCCGAGCTGGTTAAACAATACGAAGGCCGCTGGGTCGGCGAATTCACGGTCTACTCGAGCGCAAGCGACTATTCGGAAACTTTCATCGTCGAGCAACAGTACTGGTACAAAGACGGCATCCTGCGCGGCGTTTCCGTCAGCCAGCGGGAGAGCGGGATCAGTAGTTCCCGCTCGGAAACCAAAATCGTGGAAGGGAAACTGATATCCGAAGTCAGCCACAGTGACGGGCAGACCGAGCAATTCATCGGAACCCGGCATGAAGGGGGTATCGTTTGGATCCCCGCCGACATGCAGCGGGCAACCGATTACCAGATCAAGGAGACTTTCAAGGAAGAAGCAGGTGACACCGTGATGCAAACCGAAGGCTTCGACAGCTACGTCTATGCCGACGGGCTCGCCCAATTGGTCTACAAAGGACATCTGGTAAAATCGGGGACGGAAGCGGATTAATCGGATTCCGGCTTGGCCTTCGCGCGGACATGTTCATATAGCAGGATCATGATTTACGATGCGAACAAGCTTCTCCTCATTGCCGGCCCCTGCTCCCTCGAGGGACTCGACACCTGCCGCCCTGTAGCCGACGCCCTGTCCGCTCTGCAAGCCAAGCACCCCGAGCTGAATATCCTGTTCAAAGGCTCCTTCGATAAGGCCAACCGGACCTCGATTCACAGCAACCGTGGCACCGGCATGGAAGAAGGCCTCGAAATCTTCCAAACCATCCGCAAGGAGTATGGCTTCAACACCATCACCGATATTCACCTGCCGGAACAATGCGCGGCAGTTGGCGCGGTCGTGGATGCCCTTCAAATCCCGGCCTTTCTCTGCCGCCAGACAGACCTGCTGGTGGCCGCAGCGAAGACGGACTGCGCCATCAACGTCAAGAAAGGGCAATTCCTCTCCCCCTACGAAATGAAATTCGTGACGGACAAACTGGAGGAAGCGGGCGCCAAGGAGATCTGGCAGACCGATCGCGGCACGACCTTCGGCTACCAGAACCTGGTGGTCGACATGCGCAGCTTCAGCATCATGGCAGCCAACGGACATCCGACCGTGATCGATGCGACGCACAGTGTGCAGCTGCCCGGAGCCGCCGGCGGAGTCAGCGGCGGCCAACGCGAGTACGTCCCGCCGCTGGCACGGGCCGCCCTCGCCGCCGGAGCCAACGGCGTCTTTCTCGAGACTCACCCGAATCCGGAAAAAGCCATTTCCGACGCTGCCAGCCAGATCCCGCTGGCCGAGCTGCCCGAGCTGATCGAGAGTCTGCTTCGGGTCTGGAAAGCGGTTCGATAGTTGTTAGATGATCGTTGCCAGTTGAACGTTCACCTAAGCGACGATCCACCAGCATCCGACAACAAACAACCAGCAACTAACAACCCAAATGCGCATCACCGGAGGCAAAGCCCGGGGCATTCCCTTGAAGACCCCCAAGGGTGACCAGACACGCCCCGCAACCGACCGGATGCGGGAGGCCACCTTCTCCAGTCTGGGACCCAGTGTGGAAGGCTGTCGCGTCGCGGACCTCTTTGCCGGCACCGGCAGCTACGGGCTGGAAGCCGTCAGCCGCGGGGCCACGAGTTGCAGCTTCTATGAAAACCAGAAGGACGCCCTGAACTGCCTGCGTCAAAATGCCGCAGCCGTCGCCAAGAGCGCGAATCTAAACCCAGGCGCCCTCGCCGTGCAAAGCAGTGACGTGTATACGATCCGGGGACCGGAAGACGCTTTTGACCTAATCTTTTTGGATCCGCCCTACTCCCGGATCGAAGCGGAACTGCCCCGCATCTTTGAACAGGTACTCAACCGGATAGCGGCGGTGGATGCGCGCGTGCTACTTGAACTGCCTGGCAATTTGCACCCGGAAATCCCGGGCTGGGAACTGAGCCGACGCATCGGCAAGGCAGGCAAGGACAAACCGACGGTCGCGATCTTCACCCGTCAGCACGGCACGGTTTAAGTGACGTGTTTTGAACACGTGAATAGACGTTAATTCTGTCAGCACCACATTTATTTTGAGGTGTAGCGAAAGCGCGATAGCGATTTCGACCGCGCCCTTACGAACCGAGCCACCACACTTACAACGCTAGAGGTTGAAAAAGGCCTTTGTATTGGCAACGGTCCGCTCGGCCAAAACCTCTGGTGCGAGCGCCAGGGCCTCCGCGCAGCGCCGCCCAATGTCGGCGACATAAGCCGGCTCATTCGGTTTGCCGCGATGCGGTTCAGGTGTGAGGTAGGGACAGTCCGTTTCAAGCATCAAGGTCTCGGCCCCCTGCAGACGCAGGGCTTCGCGGACATCCGGCGCATTCTTGTAGGTCACGATTCCCGTAAAAGAGCCGCGGCCTCCGCGTTCCCGCAGCAGTGCCATCTCTTCAGCCCCGTAGCTGAAGCAATGAAAGACCACACGAGTCCAGTCCATGCCGGACTCGTCGATCAGCTCAACCGTCTCCTTGAATGCCTTACGGCTGTGAATGACCACCGGACAACCAATCTCATGCGCCAGCAGCAGCTGCTGGCGGAATGCCGCCTCCTGCAACAGGATCTGCTCGCCCGCCGCCACCGGATCCTTCGGCAAATGAAAGAAGTCCAGGCCGATCTCTCCAAGCGCCACCGGCGCCGACGGCGGCATGAAAAAGGTCGATATCTGGCTGACCGCTGCGGACCAGTCTTCGTCCACGGAGCAGGGATGCAGCCCGACAGTGTAATCAATCGTTCCGCTATGGGCAGCGTGCATTTCGCGATAGAGCACCCAGTCCTTCGGCCCGGTACCCACCGTGACAAAACGGTGCACACCGGCGGCGGCCGCCCGTTCAAGGGCCTCCTTCAACTGCCCCTGTTTGTGAAAGACTTCCAAATGGCAATGACTATCGATCCACTCCATGCCCGCACGCTAGCCAGCTTCCGCAGGAATGAAAGCCCGATGTGCGATTTTAGGGGATCCGCGCTTGAGAGAAAGATTGAAGAATCCACGCGCCTCGCACTACATGAGGGGCACATGGCCGCAGCAAAGACATCCCCGAAAGAGTCCGCTTACCGGTGGCTCTATCTGGCACTGGTCTTCGCGGGGCTGGTATTGGCCACCCTTTGGAGCTGGCACAAGTGGAACCAGGTCTGGGTGCAGCGGTCGGCGGATTTCTTCCCTCCCGAGTGGAAGCAGGCGATGGATACCAGCGAATTGGCCTGGCAGTATCCGCTCTATCGCTCGAATGACAGCTATCAGTGGGTGCATCTGGCGGATTCTCTGGCGGCCGGCGACACGGGGGTCCTGCATTGGCGCAGCGACGAAGGACCGCCCGAAGGCCGGGCCAACATTTGGCATTCCGGCTTGGCGCGCCTGCTGCATCTCAGCGGATGGCTCAATGCACAATGGCATGACTGGACGGTGGTACGCGGCATACATGAGGCGGCACACTGGATCGGTAGCGTCGTCCTACTCATATTGTGCGCCTTCTGCATGCTCCTGTTGCTAAAGACGGACAAGGCGTGGAGCGCGGCCTTCTTCGCCGTCCTGCTTTTTTTCAATGCCGGCAGTGCCTGGGACTTCGCCTTTTCCCGGCTGGACCATGAGGCCATGTTCCAGAGTTTTTTCACGCTCCAGCTTATCGGCCTCTATGCCCTGCTCCGCCACCGCAACATCGGCTGGACGCTTCTTGCCAGTCTCGGCAGCGCCGGTTGCTGGTGGGTCAGTGCGACCACCCAAGCCGCGATCGGCATACTCATCACCACCGCCCTCATTCTCGCCGCATATCTAAATCGAAGCGGAAACGATGAAGCTAACAAACGGATGGCCACTGCCTGTCTGGGCTGGGGGCTCCTTTCGTCCGCCGGCATCCTCGTTCTCGGGCTCCTGGACGGCCGGATGCAGTGGTCGGCATCGATTGCCTCGCTCCATCCGGTGTTTATCCTAGCCCAAGCCGGTTCGGGCATGGTCGCTGCCGCCGCCTTCATGGCCGGCAATTCCAAAAGACGGACGGTCTATTTCAGTATCGGGCTGCTGGCCGGATTGACCCCCTTGATCTGGATCGGCCTACACGGCCAAGCCTCCCATATCTGGTTCGACCCCTTTGCACGGAGGATTCATGACTCCATCGTCGAGTTCCAAAGCCCGTGGATGAACGGGATCTGGAAAAGCAGCCTCTTCCTCCACCCCATGTTACTCAGCCTCGCGGCATGCCTGGCAGCGATTCCCGTCTTCCAGTCCCCCAAGGAGATACGTCCCGGCTACGTTCTCCTCCTGGGCCTGATACTTCTTGCCTGCATGCAGACCCGCTGGCTCGGATTGCTCGCGACCGCAGCCTGCCTGCAACTCGCCCTCACCTTGTCCTCAGGACGTTCAGGCCGCATACTGGGCTTGGTTCTTTGTTCCCTCTGCCTACTGGGCTGGCTGCGCGACTGGTCGCGGATCGAAACCAAACCCGGCCGGGAGTTTGTCGCCGACATGATCCTGCAAACCGGCAGCCGCGACCTGAATTTAAACCTGCAATCCTACTCCAAAGAGCAAGCCGTCCGGGTCGCCATGCCCTATGCCTTTGCCGCAAGCCCCGCACTGGTTCCTGCAATCCATCCGATCGGTAGCTTCTATTGGGAAAACACCGACGGCCTTCGCCTCGCCTCTGAACTGTTTAGCGCGCAAAGCGACAACGAGGCCTGGGCCGCCGTCCGCCAAGCGGAAGCCGACTACCTCGTCGTCCAGGGTGATGTACAGGACGGGCCCTTCGAAGCACTCGTCACCTGGGCGGCCAGAGCCGAAACCGATTCAGCGGGCACAAGCTTCGCACACCGCCTGGCCAATGGACAGTTACTTCCCGGCTGGCTACAAGAACTACCCTACTATGGAACCTTTCCCAAAGAGCGCATTCGCTTCAGGATCTACCGCGTGATAAAAACACCGGAGACAGCCCCATGACTCTGATTCCACTTTCAACTGGCATTGAGACCCGACAGAAAGTAGCCGCGTCACCGACCGGCTGGACAGGGAGCTTCGGGGGAAATGGCCCAACCTCACGGGAGGGCGGCTGCCCCCAGCCGCCACGATTCGGCACACCGAGCCCAGATTAGCACGATTCGCTTCCGCGGCACGGCAATCATGTCGAGGCTTCGCATCACATAGTACGTAGCACGGCGGCTGGGGACAGCCGCCCTCCCAATCTCAAATCCGGCAAGCGACTCGAAGGCCTATCTCCTCTCAAACCAGCCTTAAGGTCGTGCCATTCGCCGCTTCGCTGTTCCCCTCCCTTTAGAAGAGGAGAGCGTTTGCTTTGCTGCCTCCCGGATTCATGCGTGAATGATCCATGCCGAATCCCGCAAATCGACGGTGAACCAAAAAATGGGGGCTTGCTGTTGAGCAAGCCCCCATCGAGGAGAAATAACTTTATCTCAGAGAGACCGCTTACTCAGCTTCTGCGCTCTTGATCCCACGATTCACAGACCCACTCGGAGTCATGATCGTCGGGTTTTGGAAGAGCTCATTGGCACCGACATTACGGTAGCTTTGCTTGGCGGGCGAGCCACCCGGGCTCACCAGGTTGGCCGTCACGAAGATCAGGAGATTGCGCTTTTGACGGGTTTCACCTTCCGAACGGAACAGGCGACCCACCCCTGGGATATCACCCAGCACCGGAACCCGGTCATCAATGGACTTCACTTCGTCGCGAGTCAAACCACCCATCACAACAGTCGCACCGTCAAAGACAGTCACTTCTGTGGAAATTTCACGAGTGGAGAAGATCGGCTGGTAGAAGCCAGCAGGAACAGTCGCGATCGTTGAACCGGCCAAAGCGACGCTCGGACCACCGTATTCGACAAAGCCTTCGAACTCGGTGACACGCGGCTCAAGAATCAAGCTGATCGTATCGTCGTTTTCGACGTTCGGTGTCACGGACATCTCGACCCCCACATTGCGGGTAACGAAATCTTCCGGCGTACCGGCAGTGATGGAAATCGCAGCCCCGCCGGAGTTGTTGGAAGAAACGGTGGACTCGATATCACCATAGCTTTCCGGATAACGAAGTTCCTGGGCGACCGTGATATTCGCACGCTTACCGGAAAGAACGGTTACCTTCGGTGCGCTCATGAGGTCGCTGCCCGACTTGCGAGCCAGTGCACGCAAGGCAAAATCGACATCGTAGCCCAAGACCGACCAACCGGTGGCAGTGGCCAAATTACCCACTTCGGCAGCCAGATCGATTTGGGTCGGCAGTGACGGAGGAAGCAAGGCAAGATCCTTATCGATAGCTGCCGAGACCCCAATAACGTCACCATCACTGTTTAAGATCGCAGTTGCAGGAGAGCTGATGCTGATGTTGGAGGATTCACCTGCAACACTGTAGCGTTCCGCAAGGCTTTGACCGCCGAAGGTGAAGATCGCATTTCCGTCTTCATCGGATACATTCCAGTTGAAGCCGAGTTCATCCAGGTCGTTCTGGGACACTTCAAGGAACTTCGCTTCGATTTCGACCTGCTTCACATCGCTGTAGTTACGAAGGATGGTGCGCATACGGTCGAGGTTGCGACGGGTTTGGGTGGCGATCAGCTGTTCGCCGTCGAAAGCAAGGTTGGCTCCCGGGATGGTGAAATCGACACCGGCACTTTGGAAGAAGCTCTTGATCTTCTCGGTGCGGTCATCGGCGCTGCCACCGCCGCCACCAGCCGGAGCCGGAGCGAAGGGATCCACCGGGCCGGCGCTGGCGCCGCCGCTGTCACCACCGGTGATGCGGATGATGGTGGCGCGGGAAATCGGGAAGAATTCGGTCACAGTGTTACCGCTGGTGCCTTGGCCATCCGGAGAGACGGTCACCGCATCGGTGCCGACATCGTAGGCGAAATTCACCTGGGCGGTCACGAAACCGAGGATACGGTCAAGGTTCAGGTTACGCAGCGTGATGTTCACACGCGGGTTGCGTTGGTTCGGATCGAAAAGCGGAACGATGTTCACGCCCTTGCGCTCGGCATCATACTCGACCGACAGCTCGGAAAGGGTTTCGATCACACGGGTCAACTCCATGCTGGAGAAGTTGACCTGAGGAATGATGATGTTCTCCATCTTCTTCTTCAGGTCGACATTGATAACTTCTTGAGTCGGGCCCGTTGCGATATCGAAGACCTTGGGACGCTCCCAGCCTTGATCGACTTCCGTCAGCATTTGCTCACGGGTCTTGTAGTGGTTTTGCTTGTGGATCTTGCCGAGCACTTCGGCAATCTTGGTAGAGAAAGCCTTGGCTTCCGCGTTGTTTGCATCGCGGGCTTCCACTTCCTTGAAGGTGGAGGCTGCGGCATCGTAGTCCCCGTTCAAGTACTGGGCACGGCCGCGGGTAAGCAGGTCACGGACGATCTTGCTTTGCTCGACAAACTCCGGGCTCACTTCAGCGATCGAAATGCTGTAAGGATCGGAAATGGCCGCATCCAGCTTCTTGGCCAGCGAGCGGGCCTTGCGGGAATTGCCGCCTGCAGCGAAGTAATCTTCCAGAAGTGCTTCGGCGCCCTTGTTGTTGCCGGATTCGGCAAGCGCTTCGGCTTGGGCCAGGACGACGTCACCCTTGGCTTCTTCCAGATCTTCCAGAACCTGAGCGGTTGCGGTGTTCAGAGTCAGGCTGGCGCTAGCGGAATCCAAAAGTGCGGTCGCATCGGAATAGGCACCCAGCTCAGCCAGCTTTTCGGCTTCGTCCATGGCGGCTTCAGCAGCGGCCACTTTGGAGGCTTGATCCGCTGCTGCAGCTTCGGCCAGCGAATCCGCGCTGCTACTGCCCATCGATGCGGCGGCAGGTGATTCCATGGCAGCTTCCGGAGAAGCATCGGCGGCTTGGCCGAAGACAGCGCTTTCGGGCGCACCGCCTTGGCGTTCGAGATCGCGGTTGATGGAAGCGAGCAGGCGCTGCACGTTTTCATCGTTCGGGGCGATCTTAATCAATTCTTCGGCCTTGTCCTTGGCCAGAAGCAAATCACCTGAATCGCGGGCGCGCAAGGTTTCGGCCATCAGGCGGATTTTATCCGTGGTGCTTTGCGCATCGGCGACCTGGGGTGCGACGAACGCGAATGATCCCAGCGCCGCGGCCATCAGGATGGCGGCGATACGCATGCGTAGGGCGAGGTATTTCTTCATAATGTTATCTAGGCAACGTTGCTGTTATTTCGAAATCTACAGGAATGTAAACTAAAGATCCGGTTAGAACCCGAAGAGGTCGCTCCCCGAATCGATCGCGGGAGCTGGACTTGGGGCAACCGGTTTGACGGTGTTGGTATTTGTCTTCTTACTGAGCGTGAGTTTCTTGGTGACCGCTTCGTTCTCGCCGTCCCCCTGTTTCTTCACGCTAACACTGGGTTCTTCAAGGTTAATTTCCTCTAATACATACTGGGAACCAGCAATTTCAAAGGATTCGGGCGCCTGACTGAACTCAAACTTCAAATCCGGGACATCCGTAGCTTGGAGGGTCACGGTGTACTCGTCCGTCATCAGGATCTCACCGGGCACCAGAACAACCTCCTGATTGGTCTGCAGATCGAGGATGGTGGCCTTGGCTTCGCGCGTAATACTGTTGTCTGCAGCCACGACTTTCTTGACCTCGAAATCGACGACCTTGAAGCCGTATTCGGTCTTTTCATCCCCGACACGGGCACGGACGCGCTCACCCTTTTCCGCATCGCCGAAGAGAAGCAGCGACTTGGTGGCATCGGAAGGATCTTCTTCGACATAGCCCTGAAGCTGCAGGCGGAAAGGTACCTGTGCAAAGTCGACGAATTCCACACCGAAGGGGATCGGCTTGTCACCCCGACGGTCCACATACGGTGCTTGAAAAACAAATTCGAGCGTCTCGGTATCGAGCCAGATCTTGGGCGGCGTAAAGACATCAAAGAGCTCGTCGGGCGCATCGGCCGGGGCCTCCGCCATGGGCCAGTGCGCATCACTTGCGCTCGAATCCGGAACCGGAACCG
Coding sequences within:
- a CDS encoding histidinol-phosphatase, translating into MLVDCHMHTPLCGHAIGEPIEYAMMAVERGIQLITITCHIPMEWEAFGQTGIRMQRHELDDYVELVRQTADQARPLGVEVLCGIEAEVFPDEAHMTPMDAILAAYDFDFVLGSLHAQCLSYLTWLKENKVHSDAMRIDSYFRHLIDGAQSGRYDSMSHPDVIRTYGVVRKFKPAQHETVIREFLQTIVDEDICMEVNTSGLTKGDYEVHPDPIILDWAAEMGVKLTIGSDSHRPQSVGQFFDTILPLLQSKGFEQVHYFRKRERIAIPIHT
- the kdsA gene encoding 3-deoxy-8-phosphooctulonate synthase; this encodes MMIYDANKLLLIAGPCSLEGLDTCRPVADALSALQAKHPELNILFKGSFDKANRTSIHSNRGTGMEEGLEIFQTIRKEYGFNTITDIHLPEQCAAVGAVVDALQIPAFLCRQTDLLVAAAKTDCAINVKKGQFLSPYEMKFVTDKLEEAGAKEIWQTDRGTTFGYQNLVVDMRSFSIMAANGHPTVIDATHSVQLPGAAGGVSGGQREYVPPLARAALAAGANGVFLETHPNPEKAISDAASQIPLAELPELIESLLRVWKAVR
- a CDS encoding RsmD family RNA methyltransferase; this translates as MRITGGKARGIPLKTPKGDQTRPATDRMREATFSSLGPSVEGCRVADLFAGTGSYGLEAVSRGATSCSFYENQKDALNCLRQNAAAVAKSANLNPGALAVQSSDVYTIRGPEDAFDLIFLDPPYSRIEAELPRIFEQVLNRIAAVDARVLLELPGNLHPEIPGWELSRRIGKAGKDKPTVAIFTRQHGTV
- a CDS encoding TatD family hydrolase, which translates into the protein MEWIDSHCHLEVFHKQGQLKEALERAAAAGVHRFVTVGTGPKDWVLYREMHAAHSGTIDYTVGLHPCSVDEDWSAAVSQISTFFMPPSAPVALGEIGLDFFHLPKDPVAAGEQILLQEAAFRQQLLLAHEIGCPVVIHSRKAFKETVELIDESGMDWTRVVFHCFSYGAEEMALLRERGGRGSFTGIVTYKNAPDVREALRLQGAETLMLETDCPYLTPEPHRGKPNEPAYVADIGRRCAEALALAPEVLAERTVANTKAFFNL